Proteins encoded within one genomic window of Halodesulfurarchaeum formicicum:
- a CDS encoding phosphoribosylanthranilate isomerase translates to MVRVKLCGFTRQADVTRAVEAGVDAVGAIVDVPVETPRAVEVTHAARLFAAVPPFVSTVLVTMPESVDRARELIDRVDPDAIQVHAGLAPAAVEALAEETSAIAAVGHDEPAIKEYADAADGLLVDSTDESGAGGTGQTHDWTATRELTQLDTPIVLAGGLTPENVRSAVTTVGPYAVDAASGVEAEPGQKDAAAMDQFVAAARGRD, encoded by the coding sequence ATGGTTCGCGTAAAGCTCTGTGGGTTCACCCGGCAGGCGGACGTGACCCGTGCAGTCGAGGCCGGGGTAGACGCCGTCGGCGCGATCGTGGACGTCCCAGTCGAGACACCACGAGCGGTCGAGGTAACGCATGCAGCACGGCTCTTTGCGGCCGTTCCGCCTTTCGTCAGTACCGTCCTCGTGACGATGCCCGAATCCGTCGATCGAGCGCGGGAACTGATCGACCGGGTCGACCCCGACGCGATCCAGGTTCATGCCGGTCTCGCTCCGGCGGCTGTCGAGGCCCTTGCCGAGGAAACGTCCGCTATTGCAGCCGTTGGCCACGATGAACCGGCGATAAAAGAGTATGCCGACGCCGCTGATGGGCTGCTGGTCGACTCGACCGACGAGTCCGGCGCCGGCGGAACGGGGCAGACACACGACTGGACGGCGACCCGGGAACTCACCCAGCTCGACACCCCGATCGTGCTCGCCGGCGGGCTCACACCCGAAAACGTCCGCTCGGCGGTCACGACTGTCGGCCCCTACGCCGTCGACGCGGCGTCCGGAGTCGAGGCGGAACCCGGGCAGAAAGACGCGGCGGCGATGGATCAGTTCGTGGCTGCAGCGAGGGGGCGAGACTGA
- a CDS encoding RNA-guided endonuclease InsQ/TnpB family protein, whose protein sequence is MSNQVVTRTVKASIQNQPQVRDDLDSHAYAASKLWNVGRWTVQRVWDAIGYIPEATELTSYLKGHARYDDLHSQSSQKVLQELSDAFHSWYEQDNPDHNPPGYRKRGDAHPRSTVTWKNNGFKLDTDNNRVRLSKGANMKPSRYAADYILCEYEEQADYSLDDIDRVQTVRAVWTGEKWELHFVSKLPMETAESGGEKTAGIDLGISNTAAVSVGDETLLYPGNALKEDAHYFRQIEYDTEGEDGPSQTAEWARQKKARRQEHFLHAVSKDIVQECDERNVGTIAVGHPKNIRQDGDWGRHGNKRLHDWAFETLIQQIEYKAEERGIEAERVDEGSLKTSKTCCECGMVSDSNRVERGLYVCEACGLVANSDLNAAENMRATVTPNPSQDRSNGCLAQPSVRLFDKQTGQIAPQEQVVP, encoded by the coding sequence GTGTCGAATCAGGTCGTCACACGGACGGTGAAAGCCAGCATTCAAAACCAGCCACAGGTCCGTGACGACCTCGATTCGCATGCCTACGCCGCTAGTAAACTCTGGAACGTCGGGCGGTGGACGGTTCAACGAGTTTGGGATGCCATTGGCTACATCCCTGAGGCTACTGAACTCACGTCGTACCTGAAAGGCCACGCCAGATACGACGACCTGCACAGTCAATCAAGTCAGAAAGTTCTTCAGGAGCTTTCTGACGCCTTTCACTCCTGGTACGAACAGGACAACCCAGATCACAACCCGCCTGGCTACCGGAAGCGCGGTGACGCTCACCCGCGTTCGACAGTGACCTGGAAAAATAACGGCTTCAAGCTGGATACGGACAACAACCGAGTCCGCCTCTCGAAAGGGGCGAACATGAAGCCTTCACGGTATGCCGCTGACTACATCCTCTGCGAATACGAGGAGCAAGCCGACTATTCTCTCGACGATATCGACCGAGTCCAAACCGTTCGAGCGGTCTGGACTGGCGAAAAATGGGAGTTGCATTTCGTCTCCAAACTCCCCATGGAAACAGCGGAGAGTGGCGGTGAGAAGACCGCGGGGATCGACCTTGGGATTTCGAACACAGCGGCAGTCTCAGTTGGAGACGAGACGCTATTGTACCCGGGCAACGCGCTGAAAGAAGACGCCCACTACTTCCGGCAAATCGAGTACGACACAGAAGGTGAAGACGGACCGAGTCAGACGGCTGAGTGGGCGCGACAGAAAAAGGCCCGACGCCAAGAGCACTTTCTGCACGCTGTCTCGAAAGATATCGTTCAAGAGTGCGATGAACGAAATGTGGGGACGATAGCTGTCGGTCATCCCAAGAACATCCGCCAGGATGGAGACTGGGGACGACACGGGAACAAACGCCTGCATGACTGGGCGTTTGAAACACTCATCCAGCAGATCGAGTACAAGGCCGAAGAGCGTGGGATAGAGGCTGAACGTGTTGATGAAGGCAGTCTGAAAACCTCGAAAACGTGTTGTGAGTGTGGGATGGTGTCGGATTCAAACCGTGTTGAGCGTGGGTTGTACGTCTGTGAGGCCTGTGGATTAGTCGCGAATAGTGATCTGAATGCGGCGGAGAATATGCGAGCGACGGTAACTCCGAATCCCTCACAGGATAGGAGTAACGGCTGTTTGGCCCAGCCATCGGTCCGCCTGTTCGACAAACAGACGGGGCAAATTGCCCCACAAGAACAGGTGGTTCCGTGA
- a CDS encoding histidine kinase N-terminal 7TM domain-containing protein, protein MQVTPWLVLDVVVLALIAPLSAYAFERYHRRDRRRELLAFGTLTLGIVTWELTSIAIEAATTAGGKLLWYNLGNTLTAPFLLYAFLWFAVAYSQFEVVDPRWIRLVGLGHVLLVGSLLLRWPEFMYQSAGLLTHGPTTVLGITFEEWIVLDRVLGLPFKLYQLYIYGLTVLGGAVLARYLGRNRSRLSTRQTVAIAVGVASPILVNALVFSGLVPPEYNLTDAAFGVTGIAFAVATFRYRLFRLVPIGREQLVETMADPVIMIDSQNRVVDSNPAARELVGAPDSWRGMDAVAFLGPLSELQEDENEPGPTEFEVDDGGRTRHFDLDRSRIADTHGQRGQLLVLREITERKAREEVLQTQRDDLEVLNTMMRHDIRNDLQLATAYADLLEDDVAEDNQAYLDQIQSAATEAIDITKSARDVTEVLLSAGGETNPVRLDTVLEAEVAEVSEAYDSGTIELREAVDPVQIEADDMLESVFRNLLTNAVEHNDTDRPEVEVATEIGADTVRISVADDGPGIPPEERESIFAKGETGLESDGTGLGLYLVQTLVDRYDGRVWIEDNEPRGAVFVVELPRVS, encoded by the coding sequence ATGCAGGTCACGCCGTGGCTCGTCCTCGACGTGGTGGTCCTGGCGCTCATCGCGCCGCTCTCAGCCTACGCCTTCGAGCGATACCACCGCCGGGACCGTCGACGAGAACTGCTCGCGTTCGGGACGCTGACACTCGGGATCGTGACCTGGGAACTGACTTCCATCGCAATCGAGGCCGCGACGACCGCAGGTGGAAAGCTTCTCTGGTACAACCTCGGAAACACCCTCACCGCGCCGTTCCTGCTCTACGCGTTCCTCTGGTTCGCGGTCGCGTACTCGCAGTTCGAGGTGGTGGACCCCCGATGGATCAGGCTCGTCGGCCTCGGGCACGTGCTCCTCGTCGGCAGCCTGTTGCTCCGCTGGCCGGAGTTCATGTACCAGTCCGCCGGCCTCCTGACACACGGTCCGACCACAGTCCTCGGGATCACCTTCGAGGAGTGGATCGTCCTCGATCGGGTGCTCGGGCTTCCGTTCAAGCTCTACCAGCTGTACATCTACGGACTGACGGTCCTGGGCGGGGCCGTCCTCGCCCGGTACCTGGGCCGCAATCGCTCGCGGCTCTCGACCCGCCAGACAGTCGCGATCGCCGTCGGCGTCGCGTCGCCGATCCTCGTCAACGCCCTGGTATTCTCCGGGCTCGTGCCACCCGAGTACAACCTCACCGACGCGGCCTTCGGCGTGACTGGCATAGCCTTTGCCGTCGCGACGTTCCGGTACCGTCTCTTTCGCCTGGTGCCGATCGGTCGCGAACAACTCGTGGAGACGATGGCCGATCCGGTGATCATGATCGACAGCCAGAACCGGGTCGTCGACAGTAATCCCGCCGCCCGCGAACTCGTTGGCGCGCCGGACAGCTGGCGAGGGATGGACGCCGTCGCGTTCCTGGGGCCGCTCTCGGAGCTCCAAGAGGACGAGAACGAGCCAGGCCCGACCGAGTTCGAGGTCGATGACGGGGGCAGGACCCGGCACTTCGACCTCGACCGGTCGAGGATTGCAGACACACACGGGCAGCGCGGCCAGTTGCTGGTCCTCCGGGAGATCACCGAACGGAAGGCCCGAGAGGAGGTCCTCCAGACCCAGCGGGACGACCTGGAGGTCCTGAACACGATGATGCGCCACGACATTCGAAACGACCTCCAGTTGGCGACTGCCTACGCCGACCTCCTCGAAGACGACGTGGCCGAGGACAATCAGGCCTACCTCGACCAGATCCAGTCCGCGGCGACAGAAGCGATCGACATCACCAAATCCGCACGGGACGTCACGGAAGTCCTCCTGAGCGCCGGTGGGGAGACCAATCCAGTCCGGCTCGACACCGTACTCGAAGCAGAGGTCGCGGAAGTCTCCGAGGCGTACGACAGCGGCACGATCGAGCTGAGAGAAGCGGTCGATCCAGTCCAGATCGAGGCCGACGACATGCTCGAATCGGTCTTCCGGAACCTGCTCACGAACGCCGTCGAGCACAACGACACGGACCGGCCCGAGGTCGAGGTCGCCACCGAAATCGGGGCCGACACCGTTCGGATTTCGGTCGCGGACGACGGCCCCGGAATTCCACCGGAAGAGCGCGAGTCGATCTTCGCCAAAGGGGAGACCGGGCTGGAGAGCGACGGAACTGGGCTGGGGTTGTATCTGGTCCAGACACTCGTTGATCGATACGACGGCAGGGTCTGGATCGAGGATAACGAGCCGCGGGGCGCGGTTTTCGTCGTCGAACTCCCCCGAGTGAGTTAA
- a CDS encoding methyl-accepting chemotaxis protein produces MGQEPPESADAAQETQKPSALIAVEQDPDQMYDTSGSAQRIIDEDFNVVKQNQVMTEWTGVDPDEAGQVKCMNQANSSVCGTEDCTKKQLLEQGKDHIEVEIEKDLANGETKQTLLVSEPIYDEQGNKVGISESFKDVSDIKEAQRDVDASVAELQEASQGVAESSEAITSTAETLADSMDEVSGEVSNVSATIEEVASSAEEVAATTGQARDLAEHGYDTAEKAIDTMEDIDEASADVSADVDDLQGRMDEIDEIVDLINDVADQTNLLALNANIEAARAGEEGDGFAVVANEVKNLAEEAQEHAETIEDVIEAIQADTRDTVESLDETNEQIEDGIEMVDETMQNLAEIVDAVQEAAAGVDEVADATDDQAASTEEVAAMIDESRAQAEDVSAEIQNIAAANEEQTAKVEDIKNAVERLNQGK; encoded by the coding sequence GTGGGACAGGAGCCCCCAGAATCGGCCGACGCCGCACAGGAAACACAGAAGCCCAGCGCGCTGATCGCTGTAGAGCAGGACCCGGACCAGATGTACGACACCTCCGGGAGTGCCCAGCGGATTATCGACGAGGACTTCAACGTCGTCAAGCAGAACCAGGTGATGACCGAGTGGACTGGCGTCGACCCCGACGAGGCCGGCCAGGTCAAGTGCATGAATCAGGCCAACAGTTCGGTCTGTGGCACCGAGGACTGCACGAAAAAACAGCTTCTGGAGCAGGGCAAGGACCACATCGAGGTCGAAATCGAGAAGGACCTCGCCAACGGCGAGACCAAACAGACCCTCCTCGTTTCCGAGCCGATCTACGACGAACAGGGCAACAAAGTCGGGATCAGCGAGTCTTTCAAGGACGTCTCGGATATCAAGGAAGCTCAGCGGGACGTCGACGCCTCGGTTGCCGAACTGCAGGAGGCCTCACAGGGCGTGGCGGAGAGTTCGGAAGCGATCACCAGTACCGCGGAGACGCTGGCCGACAGCATGGACGAGGTCTCCGGGGAGGTCTCGAACGTGAGCGCGACGATCGAGGAGGTTGCGTCCAGCGCCGAGGAGGTCGCCGCGACCACGGGCCAGGCTCGAGATCTCGCCGAACACGGGTACGATACGGCCGAGAAAGCCATCGATACGATGGAGGACATCGACGAGGCGTCCGCAGATGTCTCCGCGGACGTCGATGACCTGCAGGGTCGTATGGACGAGATCGACGAGATCGTGGATTTGATCAACGATGTCGCGGACCAGACCAACCTGCTCGCGCTCAATGCCAACATCGAGGCCGCACGGGCTGGTGAGGAGGGCGACGGATTCGCGGTCGTTGCAAACGAGGTCAAAAACCTGGCCGAGGAGGCCCAGGAACACGCCGAGACCATCGAGGACGTCATCGAGGCGATTCAGGCGGACACTCGGGACACGGTCGAGAGTCTGGACGAGACAAACGAGCAGATCGAGGACGGGATCGAGATGGTCGACGAGACGATGCAGAATCTCGCTGAGATCGTTGATGCGGTTCAGGAGGCCGCAGCGGGGGTCGACGAGGTGGCCGATGCGACTGACGACCAGGCTGCAAGCACCGAAGAGGTCGCCGCGATGATCGACGAGTCCCGGGCCCAGGCCGAAGATGTCTCCGCCGAGATCCAGAACATCGCAGCGGCAAACGAAGAACAGACGGCCAAAGTCGAGGACATCAAAAACGCCGTCGAGCGGCTCAACCAGGGGAAATAA
- the trpG gene encoding anthranilate synthase component II — MKVLVIDNYDSFTYNLVEYVSKVTLPDGTTPEITVLKNTADLEAVRAVDPDAILISPGPGHPANDRDVGVSTPVLREISPRVPTLGVCLGMEAAVSVYGGEVGTAPEPVHGKADPVTHDGRGIFEGIEPEFQGGRYHSLIALDVPGVFEVSARTEQDGESIPMAIRHREHPLVAVQFHPESVLTPVGHELIEHFLLAA; from the coding sequence ATGAAGGTGCTCGTGATCGACAACTACGATTCTTTTACGTACAACCTGGTGGAGTACGTCTCGAAGGTCACGCTGCCGGACGGGACAACCCCCGAGATTACGGTCCTGAAAAACACCGCCGATCTCGAGGCCGTCCGCGCGGTCGACCCGGACGCGATCCTGATCAGTCCAGGGCCTGGTCACCCGGCAAACGACCGCGACGTGGGCGTCTCAACACCGGTCCTTCGGGAGATCTCCCCGCGGGTGCCCACGCTGGGTGTCTGTCTCGGGATGGAGGCGGCGGTCTCGGTGTACGGGGGCGAGGTCGGTACGGCGCCCGAACCGGTCCACGGCAAGGCGGACCCGGTCACCCACGACGGCCGGGGCATCTTCGAGGGAATCGAACCCGAGTTCCAGGGCGGTCGCTACCACTCGCTGATCGCACTGGACGTGCCTGGGGTCTTCGAGGTTTCGGCTCGAACCGAACAGGACGGCGAGTCGATTCCGATGGCGATTCGACACCGCGAGCACCCACTCGTCGCCGTGCAATTTCACCCCGAGAGCGTGCTGACGCCGGTCGGACACGAGTTGATCGAGCACTTCCTGCTGGCGGCGTAG
- the trpE gene encoding anthranilate synthase component I: MRLLDRSRSEFADLLDAAEPVVVRVAAELPVSVSPLSAAVALDDESEFSFLLESGEKTAASDPADAFSASDSTDRHARFSFVGYDPDAVLTLDADGDSITRLRDSPAADLVATGTGDVLDRLRRGLPDIERRGFPAADRQHLSGGLVGFLAYDAVYDLWLSELGIERPESPVPDAQFALTTRTLVFDHVADTVSLLFTPVVAPETDPDQLYDELLAEARSVKERLEGAESPAEGDFRRTGERAGSQDAYEEAVATAKQAVTEGEVYQAVVSRTRELEGDIDPVVLYDSMRAVNPSPYMYLLSYGDRSIVGASPETLVAVDGETVRNNPIAGTCPRGSSPAEDRRLAGEMLADDKERAEHTMLVDLARNDVRRVSRPGSVDVTEFMRVLKYSHVQHIESTVTGRLREDQDAFDAIRACFPAGTLSGAPKSRAMELIHDLEASPRGVYGGGVGYVSWQGDMDMAIVIRTATIEAGDPDRLRVRAGAGVVADSDPTSEYEETEAKMDGALTAVRDIENGLEVPR; encoded by the coding sequence ATGAGGCTGCTCGACCGCTCGCGTTCGGAATTCGCGGACCTCCTGGACGCCGCGGAACCGGTGGTCGTCCGGGTCGCCGCCGAACTCCCGGTCTCGGTCTCGCCGCTTTCGGCGGCCGTCGCCCTAGACGACGAAAGCGAGTTCAGTTTCCTCCTGGAGAGCGGGGAGAAGACGGCCGCGAGCGATCCGGCCGATGCGTTCTCCGCCAGTGACTCCACGGACCGACACGCCCGGTTTTCCTTCGTGGGCTACGACCCCGACGCGGTACTCACGCTGGATGCGGACGGCGACAGCATCACGCGACTGCGGGATTCGCCGGCGGCCGACCTCGTGGCCACTGGGACGGGTGACGTGCTCGACCGCTTGCGGCGGGGGCTGCCCGACATCGAGCGACGGGGGTTCCCAGCGGCCGATCGGCAACACCTCTCCGGAGGGCTGGTCGGCTTTTTGGCCTACGACGCCGTGTACGACCTCTGGCTCTCGGAGCTCGGGATCGAGCGGCCGGAGAGCCCGGTACCCGACGCCCAGTTCGCGCTGACGACACGGACACTCGTCTTCGATCACGTGGCAGACACCGTCTCGCTCCTGTTCACGCCCGTGGTCGCCCCGGAGACGGATCCAGATCAGCTCTACGACGAGTTGCTCGCAGAAGCGCGCTCGGTCAAAGAACGACTGGAAGGGGCCGAATCGCCGGCTGAGGGGGACTTCCGTCGAACAGGCGAGCGAGCGGGCTCACAGGACGCCTACGAGGAGGCCGTGGCGACCGCGAAGCAGGCGGTCACGGAGGGAGAGGTGTACCAAGCAGTCGTTTCGCGCACGCGTGAACTCGAAGGTGACATCGATCCGGTGGTCCTGTACGACTCGATGCGGGCGGTCAACCCGTCGCCATACATGTACCTGCTGTCATACGGGGACCGCTCGATCGTGGGTGCGAGTCCCGAGACGCTCGTTGCCGTCGACGGCGAGACGGTTCGGAACAACCCGATCGCGGGGACCTGTCCACGGGGATCCAGTCCCGCGGAGGATCGTCGACTGGCCGGCGAGATGCTGGCCGACGACAAGGAGCGGGCCGAACACACGATGCTCGTCGACCTGGCGCGAAACGACGTCAGACGGGTCTCTCGGCCCGGGAGCGTGGACGTGACGGAGTTCATGCGCGTGCTGAAGTACAGCCACGTTCAGCACATCGAATCGACCGTGACTGGCCGTCTCCGAGAGGATCAAGATGCCTTTGACGCGATTCGGGCCTGCTTCCCCGCCGGCACGCTCTCGGGGGCCCCCAAGAGCCGGGCGATGGAGCTCATTCACGACCTCGAAGCCTCGCCACGGGGGGTGTACGGAGGCGGCGTGGGGTATGTCTCCTGGCAGGGGGACATGGACATGGCGATCGTGATCAGGACGGCGACCATCGAAGCTGGGGACCCTGACCGCCTTCGGGTTCGGGCCGGTGCTGGAGTCGTGGCCGATTCGGATCCCACGAGTGAGTACGAAGAGACCGAGGCGAAGATGGACGGGGCCCTGACGGCGGTCCGGGACATCGAGAACGGGCTGGAGGTGCCCCGATGA
- a CDS encoding chemotaxis protein CheW — protein MAVTTDEQTAVEDREGVVFRLGDSEYCIDIGHVDEIVERGELTPLPNSAPHFEGVMDLRGETTTIFNPRSYFDVERDGDGGDRILILDQADANVGWVVDGVDRVITFASEHVETQVENGAVEGVLRRDDGFIILVDPTVVEDTTGAN, from the coding sequence ATGGCGGTCACGACCGACGAGCAGACTGCCGTGGAGGACCGCGAGGGCGTGGTCTTCCGGCTGGGGGACAGCGAGTACTGCATCGACATCGGCCACGTGGACGAGATCGTCGAGCGCGGCGAACTGACCCCGCTCCCGAACTCCGCGCCGCACTTCGAGGGCGTGATGGACCTCCGGGGCGAGACGACCACGATCTTCAACCCCCGGAGTTACTTCGACGTCGAGCGTGATGGGGACGGCGGCGATCGCATCTTGATCCTGGATCAGGCCGACGCGAACGTGGGCTGGGTGGTTGACGGCGTGGATCGGGTCATCACGTTTGCGAGTGAGCACGTCGAGACACAGGTCGAGAACGGGGCGGTAGAGGGCGTCCTTCGACGGGACGACGGCTTCATCATCCTGGTCGATCCGACCGTCGTCGAGGACACGACCGGAGCGAATTAA
- a CDS encoding FAD-dependent oxidoreductase → MSVAVIGAGIAGIASAHTLQADGLEVSLFEKRDFSDGDVPDQPRFIAASDDAVLDLASGLGVEDAVRPVPLERMGAFQDGEITTFDQMEIFLKPRQDLSLFEKIMRVVFAPVVGLDRASVREFHSALADHQFDPLDRDLYNERLHEQSIQEWMAQFDDGLQELLIKPTLRAMTYDDDFEHTSADRSVAALKKVVRMVQDGASVLPNGQRPFYEALGEELPAENLRTGTEVTAITAETDSVLVEFRDDGTTTEASFDAAVLATPIDRSAELLEADFDFEYNQTRGVVLDGTLTEDLALLIGGDEAYNLRSVVAVGETHNAFVRDMNTDIDVEAVYDGEPTRRAAETVTTTPHIEPGKSIPEIQYDDRVFLAGDFRYYPSFDTAARTGRAAAAKVREQLRGR, encoded by the coding sequence ATGAGTGTCGCCGTAATTGGGGCCGGAATCGCTGGAATCGCGAGTGCCCACACGCTGCAAGCCGATGGGCTGGAAGTGTCACTCTTCGAAAAGCGGGACTTCAGTGACGGGGACGTGCCCGACCAGCCAAGATTCATCGCCGCTTCCGACGACGCCGTTCTCGATCTCGCGTCAGGTCTCGGCGTCGAGGACGCCGTTCGGCCGGTTCCGCTCGAGCGAATGGGCGCGTTTCAGGACGGGGAAATCACCACCTTCGATCAAATGGAGATTTTTCTCAAACCGCGCCAGGACCTGTCGCTGTTTGAAAAAATCATGCGGGTGGTGTTCGCGCCAGTAGTGGGGCTCGACCGGGCATCGGTCAGGGAGTTCCACTCGGCGCTCGCGGATCACCAGTTCGATCCGCTAGACCGTGATCTCTACAACGAACGGCTCCACGAGCAGTCGATCCAGGAGTGGATGGCACAGTTCGACGACGGGCTGCAGGAACTGCTCATCAAACCAACACTCCGTGCGATGACCTACGACGACGACTTCGAGCACACGAGCGCTGACCGGTCCGTTGCAGCGTTGAAGAAGGTAGTCCGGATGGTCCAGGACGGAGCGTCTGTGCTCCCAAACGGTCAGCGGCCGTTCTACGAGGCGCTCGGTGAAGAGTTGCCAGCGGAGAATCTGCGGACCGGGACCGAAGTGACGGCTATCACGGCAGAAACGGACAGCGTCCTCGTCGAGTTCCGGGACGATGGGACGACGACAGAAGCGTCGTTCGACGCCGCGGTTCTGGCCACACCAATCGATCGGAGTGCCGAATTGCTGGAAGCGGATTTCGACTTCGAGTACAACCAGACCCGGGGGGTGGTCCTCGACGGGACGCTAACCGAAGACCTCGCGCTGCTGATCGGTGGCGACGAGGCGTACAACCTCCGCAGCGTCGTCGCTGTGGGGGAGACCCACAACGCGTTCGTTCGGGACATGAACACGGATATCGACGTCGAGGCAGTCTACGACGGCGAGCCGACGAGGCGAGCAGCAGAGACCGTGACCACGACACCCCACATCGAGCCGGGAAAGTCAATTCCCGAGATCCAGTACGACGATCGGGTCTTCCTCGCGGGTGACTTCCGATACTATCCGAGTTTCGACACTGCCGCTCGGACCGGCAGAGCCGCGGCAGCGAAGGTCCGAGAACAACTCCGTGGACGTTGA
- the trpD gene encoding anthranilate phosphoribosyltransferase, with protein MQGYIERVADGEDLSVSEARAAATAVFEDATDAQIGALLTAMRSKGETEAEIAGFAQGMRAAARTIEPERDRLVDTCGTGGDDYDTINVSTASAVVASGAGVPIAKHGNYSVSSSSGSADVLETVGVPVGAEPPAVERAIEESGIGFMLAPVFHPAMKAVIGPRQELGIRTVFNVLGPLTNPAGADAQVLGVYDPELVPLVARALAHMPVEHALVVHGSGLDEIAIHDKTVVAEVTGDSIEEYTLQPADMGLERARIEAVAGGSPEENAEHLTGILNGTVQGPMRDIILANAGAAIFVAGEAASIQEGAEVAAQAIDSGAAMEKLRALKAVPAV; from the coding sequence ATGCAAGGATACATCGAACGCGTCGCTGACGGCGAGGACCTCTCCGTTTCGGAGGCCAGAGCCGCGGCGACAGCCGTCTTCGAGGATGCGACGGACGCCCAGATCGGGGCCCTGCTGACGGCCATGCGCTCGAAGGGCGAGACAGAAGCCGAAATCGCCGGGTTTGCACAGGGGATGCGAGCGGCTGCGAGGACCATCGAGCCCGAACGGGACCGGTTGGTCGACACCTGTGGGACCGGCGGGGACGACTACGACACCATCAACGTCTCGACGGCCAGTGCGGTCGTGGCCAGCGGGGCCGGCGTCCCGATCGCGAAACACGGCAACTACTCGGTCTCCTCCTCGTCCGGTAGCGCTGATGTCCTCGAGACAGTCGGTGTCCCGGTCGGGGCCGAACCCCCGGCCGTCGAACGGGCCATCGAGGAGTCCGGGATCGGGTTCATGCTCGCCCCGGTGTTCCACCCCGCGATGAAAGCCGTCATCGGCCCCCGCCAGGAACTGGGTATTCGGACCGTGTTCAACGTACTTGGCCCGCTAACGAACCCGGCCGGGGCGGATGCACAGGTCCTGGGCGTGTACGATCCCGAACTCGTGCCGCTGGTCGCCCGCGCGCTTGCACACATGCCTGTCGAACACGCCCTCGTCGTCCACGGTTCGGGCCTCGACGAGATCGCGATCCACGATAAGACGGTCGTCGCCGAGGTGACCGGCGACTCGATCGAGGAGTACACCCTCCAGCCCGCCGACATGGGGCTTGAACGGGCGCGAATCGAGGCCGTAGCTGGTGGGAGCCCCGAGGAGAACGCCGAACACCTGACAGGGATCCTCAACGGGACTGTTCAGGGCCCGATGCGTGACATCATTCTCGCAAACGCCGGGGCAGCGATCTTTGTGGCCGGGGAAGCAGCCTCGATCCAGGAGGGTGCCGAGGTCGCCGCACAGGCCATCGACTCCGGTGCTGCAATGGAGAAACTAAGGGCCCTGAAAGCCGTCCCGGCGGTCTGA